The Niallia circulans nucleotide sequence ATAACATCTGGATTTCGTTTAAACTGTGTTAAAGTAACTACTGATTTTCCAGGTATTTTTTCAGCATTTCTTAAGCGATTTCTTCGTTGTTCACGCGTCTCTCTCTTTGAATTATCTACTTTCTTTCCTAATTCATTGTTAAATTCTTCTATAGTCATTAATTTTTTCGTGTCTATAGTATTAACTTTGTGAAGAATAAACCATCTTGACTCATCCTCAGGATTACTGTGGTCACTTTCATACCTATAAATCCCTTTTAATGTTAATCTTGTATCATCTTTCTGGAAAACATAAATCGGAGTATTAGTTCTTACTGAATTTATAATCGCTGCATTATACTTATATTCCTTTTTGAAAACACTCTTCAGACTATACATATAGTATTTTAGGACGTTATTGCTTTCAATCCATTCATTGGGGTATTTACCTTCCGCAAAGGTAGCTTTAACAAAAATTGCTTGATAATTTGGTTCATCCCCAATAAGATAAATACCTGATTGTGTATCATAGGTTCGTGAAAATATTGAAATATCCCATGACGTATATTCACTCCCAATCACAAAGTCATCAAGCACTGTAACATCGTCAATGTAATTCGCAAACTTTTGTACAAACTCTGGGTAAAGGTCTTCATATGTTTTAAGGTTCAATCCCTTAAGTCGATCATATAGTTCTCTTTTTGGATCTCCAACAGGTGGAACAATTTCGAACCTCTTCAAGTATCTATTTAAATCACCGATTTTTTTCATTCTATTCACTAAAATTTTAGTGCGTTTTACTTTGCTCTTAAAAGAATCCTCTAAATCTGGATGTTCTAGTGCAGGATCCTCTACTTCCTCCACTACATATTTTATTGCATCTACTATATTCACTGGTGCACCTCTGACAACTGAATTTTCTCTATTAAAGCCATTAACAACCATGCTCTTTTTTAAAACACGTTACTTGATTCATACAATTGATACAATTAAAATAGGTATTTAAGATTATTATTTTATTTTAATACAAGAAAACAAAAATTTATGTCGGAATATGTCGATTTCGTTCCTTCAAGGTATATAGAAGTATTTGCACTTAGTAAAAGTTTTGCTTCTCTATTAAATTATATAGTGTCCCTTTTAAAGAATTTATTAACTTATATTCAAAAATGATGTATTTGAAGTATTACAATTATAGAATAATTCCAATTAAAAACCATTTAAGAGGAATAAAAAAACCATTCTCACGAATGGTTATGTACTGAAAGTAAAAATTAATATTATTCAAGATGTATTGGTTCAAAAAAGGTGATATAGCTAAACTTGAAAATGTAAGGAAGTTCATTTCGAATGGTGGTCTATATTCAAATAAAGTCGGTTTAAAAAGTGCACTATTTGACTGGCGCCCACTACCAAGACGAAATGAAAGAGACAACCAATTTCCTTATAAGAATATTAACGTAAAAGAATACTTACAAGCGTTTCAATTTAAAGGGCAATCTGATAACCAATACAATGGATGGGTATTAAAACAAATAGACCTTTTTAAAAATATATTGAGTAAATTTAAAATTCCGATTTTATTATCCTTTGGCGATGTACAATCCAAATTAATATTATTTCAAAATATCTGGCCGGAAATTAAATTTAAAAGATTGGTATTAGAAGCTAGTAACAAAACTATTTATGTATCAAAGGAAAAGGTTGGGTCTAATACAACTGTCATTGTCGCTGAATTTTTAGATTATCAAAATTTAGGATATACAGGCACTAAGGAATTGGTAAAATACTTAAAAGAACATATTATAGAATCATTAGATGTAATTGTACCCTTCCAGCAGGTTGCTTGTAACTTGCTGGTTTTATTATTTTTTTCAATATAATTACCTCAGTTTAAATGAATTTTTAAATAGCCCTTTTTATTTAGCTATTTCATAAAATCTATCAATACTCTTTTTTTTTTCGATTACCTTCTTAAAAATAACTTTCAATTTTTTAAATTTACATTTTCAACAGAATTCTCCTTTTATCGATCAGTAATAAAATTAGGCTCTTGGATAAGATCCTTTTTACTAGATAAATAATTACTTCTTATTTAACCAAAAGACGGAACTCACGATTCAGAGTTCCGTATAATATTATAATATGGAATTTCCTAACTTATATCTTACTGAACTACTTACTGTCAAAATTTATAACCGTTAGCTACAATTACATAGCTGAAGATATAAATTGTTTATACCTTTGATTAACTTCACTAACTCTTTCATGTGAGCCTTTGCCAACAATTTTTCCATCTTCAATAAATAATATATTGTCACCTGGTTTAACTTCTTCCAAATTATGAGTTACTTTAATTACTGTCTTGTCTTTTGTAAGTTCCTTTATTGAATCTAACACTAAATTTCTAGATTCTATATCTAAATTAGATGTAGGTTCGTCTAACAAAATTATATCCGGATTTTTTAAAAATAGCCTAGCTATATTCAATCTTTGCTTTTCTCCTCCTGATAATTTGTCACCGCTCTCCCCTATGTGTGTATTTAGGTGGTTTTTTTGTCTATTAACAAATTCTTCTAAATTAGCATATTTTAAAGCCTGTCTTATTTTAGAATTTTCCACATTCTCTCCTTCAAGTCCATAAAGTAGATTATCTAAAATGGTACCGCTAATTAAAGTGGAACCTTGACTTACTATACCGATGTTTTTTCGAAGTTCATAAGTATCCAATTGATTGATATTGATATTGTCAATTGTTATATTTCCACCTGAGGGATGGTAAAACTTCTCCAATAGGTTAATTATAGTTGTTTTTCCAGATCCTGAGGGACCAACAATAGTTAAAGATTCTCCTCGTTTTATGGTAAAATTAATATCACTTAGAATTTGATTATTCTTGTATCCAAAATTAACTTGGTTAAAAGCTAATTCTTCTTGAAAGCCAAATTTTGTATTACCAGTATATTCAACTTCATTATTACTCAATATGTTATTCAAGCTCTTAATAGCTCCATTCGCTTTATGATATTCTCCTATAAACCCACTAATTGAACTCATTGGGGTCATCATTTGAAAGGCATAAATGACAAATGCAATTAATGTACTAATAGATAAAGTACCAACTGATATTCTATAAGCTCCATAACCAACCACTATTAATAAACCTAGGATAAGTAAAAAGTTCACTAAAGGAGCAACCAGTGCGAAAATTTTACTTTCATATAAGTTAGCAGAGTATAGTCTATTAATACACTTATACATTAAAGATCTTTCATGTTTTTCTGCCGTAG carries:
- a CDS encoding ABC transporter ATP-binding protein, with the translated sequence MNAYNVLLLAINDKKKKILLITIIFVSILFTVAALVFPLFVKDTIEKFSVNDLSFWMVGSLVLFLIIKSIIEAINQYIISKFGNMVIRDLQKDTYNKIIYFKVDFFDDYHSGELSSRIVNDTEIIKDLITHHIPKLVTGVIMILGALVLTIILDWKLTIVILMIAPFIFGIIFPLMRKVENTGDRQQKEISVFISKTQETFKNIKMVKASTAEKHERSLMYKCINRLYSANLYESKIFALVAPLVNFLLILGLLIVVGYGAYRISVGTLSISTLIAFVIYAFQMMTPMSSISGFIGEYHKANGAIKSLNNILSNNEVEYTGNTKFGFQEELAFNQVNFGYKNNQILSDINFTIKRGESLTIVGPSGSGKTTIINLLEKFYHPSGGNITIDNININQLDTYELRKNIGIVSQGSTLISGTILDNLLYGLEGENVENSKIRQALKYANLEEFVNRQKNHLNTHIGESGDKLSGGEKQRLNIARLFLKNPDIILLDEPTSNLDIESRNLVLDSIKELTKDKTVIKVTHNLEEVKPGDNILFIEDGKIVGKGSHERVSEVNQRYKQFISSAM
- a CDS encoding HNH endonuclease; translation: MNIVDAIKYVVEEVEDPALEHPDLEDSFKSKVKRTKILVNRMKKIGDLNRYLKRFEIVPPVGDPKRELYDRLKGLNLKTYEDLYPEFVQKFANYIDDVTVLDDFVIGSEYTSWDISIFSRTYDTQSGIYLIGDEPNYQAIFVKATFAEGKYPNEWIESNNVLKYYMYSLKSVFKKEYKYNAAIINSVRTNTPIYVFQKDDTRLTLKGIYRYESDHSNPEDESRWFILHKVNTIDTKKLMTIEEFNNELGKKVDNSKRETREQRRNRLRNAEKIPGKSVVTLTQFKRNPDVIAEVLTRANGVCDKCRKPATFIRASDLSPYLEVHHKISLAEGGEDTVANAVALCPNCHREFHHAAKVTTVVVGILINQGEILLESCADEKWKLPGGSLKTNDTPERALRRELKEAFGMRLKLGKYFGEGIYKEGSEIYRVMAYNIKNINEDFNYKELQFINLSMLTIVDFLPLQSPIVNQLLDRNTVGSLITGRKGRNHE